Proteins encoded within one genomic window of Triticum aestivum cultivar Chinese Spring chromosome 2D, IWGSC CS RefSeq v2.1, whole genome shotgun sequence:
- the LOC123052462 gene encoding uncharacterized protein isoform X1 → MAELRPRPSCRLALPVCLCLFLLAAAPPLALARAAPAADSIHKLLRSHGLPGGLLPRSVESYTLDEGNGLLEARLSAPCYATYDNGDLAFFDTVVRGNLSFGALRGCEGLAQEELFMWLPVKGILVSDPGSGVILFDIGYAHKRLSRSLFEEPPDCKPSASTSMGAVEAARWRDSPAAGVPGLRERIEAEGEEGHLDQR, encoded by the exons ATGGCGGAGCTACGGCCTCGCCCTTCCTGCCGGCTTGCCCTCCCAGTCTGCCTGTGCCTCTTCCTGctggccgccgcgccgcccctcgcgcTCGCCCGCGCGGCGCCCGCCGCCGACTCGATACACAAGTTACTGCGGTCGCACGGCCTCCCCGGCGGGCTGCTCCCGCGCAGCGTCGAGTCGTACACCCTGGACGAGGGGAACGGCCTGCTCGAGGCGCGGCTGTCGGCGCCGTGCTACGCGACGTACGACAACGGCGACCTGGCTTTCTTCGACACCGTGGTGCGAGGGAATCTCAGCTTCGGCGCGCTCCGCGGCTGTGAGGGGCTGGCTCAGGAGGAGCTCTTCATGTGGCTTCCGGTGAAGGGCATCCTCGTCTCCGACCCTGGCTCCGGCGTCATCCTGTTCGACATCGGCTACGCGCACAAGAGGCTCTCGAGGTCGCTCTTCGAGGAGCCGCCGGACTGCAAGCCGTCAGCCAGCACCAGTATGGGCGCCGTCGAAGCCGCCAGGTGGAGGGATAGTCCAG CTGCAGGTGTTCCTGGGCTGAGGGAGAGGATAGAGGCAGAAGGAGAAGAAGGGCACCTGGACCAGAGGTGA
- the LOC123052462 gene encoding uncharacterized protein isoform X2, which translates to MAELRPRPSCRLALPVCLCLFLLAAAPPLALARAAPAADSIHKLLRSHGLPGGLLPRSVESYTLDEGNGLLEARLSAPCYATYDNGDLAFFDTVVRGNLSFGALRGCEGLAQEELFMWLPVKGILVSDPGSGVILFDIGYAHKRLSRSLFEEPPDCKPSASTSMGAVEAARWRDSPGVPGLRERIEAEGEEGHLDQR; encoded by the exons ATGGCGGAGCTACGGCCTCGCCCTTCCTGCCGGCTTGCCCTCCCAGTCTGCCTGTGCCTCTTCCTGctggccgccgcgccgcccctcgcgcTCGCCCGCGCGGCGCCCGCCGCCGACTCGATACACAAGTTACTGCGGTCGCACGGCCTCCCCGGCGGGCTGCTCCCGCGCAGCGTCGAGTCGTACACCCTGGACGAGGGGAACGGCCTGCTCGAGGCGCGGCTGTCGGCGCCGTGCTACGCGACGTACGACAACGGCGACCTGGCTTTCTTCGACACCGTGGTGCGAGGGAATCTCAGCTTCGGCGCGCTCCGCGGCTGTGAGGGGCTGGCTCAGGAGGAGCTCTTCATGTGGCTTCCGGTGAAGGGCATCCTCGTCTCCGACCCTGGCTCCGGCGTCATCCTGTTCGACATCGGCTACGCGCACAAGAGGCTCTCGAGGTCGCTCTTCGAGGAGCCGCCGGACTGCAAGCCGTCAGCCAGCACCAGTATGGGCGCCGTCGAAGCCGCCAGGTGGAGGGATAGTCCAG GTGTTCCTGGGCTGAGGGAGAGGATAGAGGCAGAAGGAGAAGAAGGGCACCTGGACCAGAGGTGA